One segment of Streptomyces sp. NA02950 DNA contains the following:
- a CDS encoding 5-(carboxyamino)imidazole ribonucleotide synthase has product MTFPVVGMVGGGQLARMTHEAGIPLGIRFKLLSDTPQDSAAQVVSDVVIGDYRDLATLRAFAQGCDVVTFDHEHVPAEHLRALEADGVIIRPGVEALLHAQDKGVMRERLRAAGVPCPRHRIVTDPTDVARFAEEGDGFPVVLKTVRGGYDGKGVWVVRDAEQAADPFRAGVPVLAEEMVDFSRELAANVVRSPHGQAVAYPVVESIQVDGVCDTVIAPAPGLSGELSAQAQELALRIASELGVVGHLAVELFETRDGRLLVNELAMRPHNSGHWTQDGAVTSQFANHVRAVLDLPLGDPRPRATWTVMTNVLGGDFPDMYGAYLHCMARDPGLKIHMYGKDVKPGRKVGHVNTYGDDLADVRERGRHAADYLRGTITE; this is encoded by the coding sequence GTGACATTCCCGGTAGTCGGCATGGTCGGCGGCGGCCAGCTCGCCCGTATGACCCATGAGGCGGGCATCCCCCTCGGTATCAGGTTCAAGCTGCTCAGTGACACCCCCCAGGACTCGGCGGCCCAGGTGGTCAGCGATGTGGTCATCGGTGACTACCGCGACCTCGCGACCCTTCGTGCGTTCGCACAAGGCTGTGATGTGGTCACCTTCGATCACGAGCATGTCCCCGCGGAGCATCTGCGGGCCCTCGAGGCGGACGGCGTGATCATCCGCCCCGGGGTCGAGGCCCTGCTGCACGCCCAGGACAAGGGCGTGATGCGGGAGCGGCTGCGCGCGGCCGGGGTGCCCTGCCCCCGCCATCGCATCGTGACGGATCCCACGGACGTGGCGCGGTTCGCCGAGGAGGGCGACGGCTTCCCCGTCGTCCTCAAGACGGTGCGCGGCGGCTACGACGGCAAGGGCGTGTGGGTGGTCCGCGACGCGGAGCAGGCGGCCGATCCGTTCCGCGCCGGGGTGCCCGTCCTCGCCGAGGAGATGGTCGACTTCAGCCGTGAGCTGGCGGCCAATGTGGTGCGCTCCCCGCACGGCCAGGCCGTGGCCTACCCCGTGGTGGAGTCCATCCAGGTCGACGGGGTGTGCGACACGGTGATCGCCCCCGCCCCCGGGCTGTCCGGGGAGCTGTCCGCCCAGGCCCAGGAGCTGGCCCTGCGGATCGCGTCCGAGCTGGGTGTCGTCGGGCATCTGGCGGTGGAGCTCTTCGAGACCCGGGACGGGCGGCTGCTGGTCAACGAGCTGGCGATGCGCCCGCACAACTCCGGCCACTGGACCCAGGACGGCGCCGTCACCTCGCAGTTCGCCAACCATGTGCGCGCCGTGCTCGATCTGCCGCTGGGCGATCCGCGCCCGCGCGCGACATGGACCGTGATGACCAATGTCCTCGGCGGTGACTTCCCCGACATGTACGGGGCGTACCTCCATTGCATGGCGCGCGATCCAGGGCTGAAGATCCATATGTACGGCAAGGACGTGAAGCCCGGACGCAAGGTCGGTCACGTCAACACCTATGGCGACGATCTGGCCGATGTGCGTGAACGCGGCCGCCACGCCGCCGACTACCTCAGAGGGACCATCACCGAATGA
- the purE gene encoding 5-(carboxyamino)imidazole ribonucleotide mutase, with amino-acid sequence MSAPAIGIVMGSDSDWPVMEEAAKALDEFEIPYEVDVVSAHRMPHEMVSYGENAAPRGLKAIIAGAGGAAHLPGMLASVTPLPVIGVPVPLKYLDGMDSLLSIVQMPAGVPVATVSVGGARNAGLLAVRILAAHDAELQARMREFQEELNKQATEKGKRLRAKVNGAGAFGFGK; translated from the coding sequence ATGAGCGCTCCTGCGATCGGCATCGTCATGGGGTCGGACTCCGACTGGCCCGTCATGGAAGAGGCGGCCAAGGCCCTCGACGAGTTCGAGATCCCCTACGAGGTGGATGTGGTCTCCGCCCACCGGATGCCGCACGAGATGGTCTCCTACGGGGAGAACGCGGCACCCCGCGGCCTCAAGGCGATCATCGCGGGCGCGGGCGGCGCCGCCCATCTGCCGGGCATGCTCGCCTCGGTCACCCCGCTTCCGGTGATCGGTGTCCCGGTGCCGCTGAAGTACCTGGACGGGATGGACTCGCTGCTCTCGATCGTGCAGATGCCGGCCGGGGTGCCGGTGGCCACGGTCTCGGTCGGCGGCGCCCGTAACGCCGGGCTGCTGGCCGTCCGGATCCTGGCCGCCCACGACGCCGAGCTCCAGGCCCGGATGCGGGAGTTCCAGGAGGAGCTGAACAAGCAGGCCACGGAGAAGGGCAAGCGGCTGCGGGCCAAGGTGAACGGGGCGGGCGCCTTCGGCTTCGGCAAGTGA